The nucleotide sequence CCCCGTCGGAGCTCAGCCGACGGGGTTCGCTGTAAGCCCAACATTCGCGCTGAGTGACCGACAACTTGCTCCAATATCGGTTGATTGTTATACTTCGTCTACTTCAGCAGCATATAGGAGCTCCCCATGCTGCTTCACATACTTCAATGGGATTTTAGGATTGTTGATATCCTTGCCACCTTCGCTGTGCCACTTCTCTTCCCATTTTGAATAAAAGGACTCCAGATCTAATGGTGTAAGTTTATAAATATTTAGCAAATTGATTCCCCTATAAACAGAGAAGATCCAATCCACTTTCCTATATTTTTCAATAATGCGAGGATTGATATGGTGGTGAGTAGAAAAGCTCTTAGTGAGAGCTACGTTCAGTGACTTTAACTCAAACTCATTCCCATCTGAATCTCTGGCATCATTCCCTTCCCTTCCAG is from Synechococcus sp. PCC 7336 and encodes:
- a CDS encoding type II restriction endonuclease PvuII, whose translation is MNSHPDKAILDELFPYIQRYQELALKHGVNDIFQDNGGKLLQVLLLTGLEILPGREGNDARDSDGNEFELKSLNVALTKSFSTHHHINPRIIEKYRKVDWIFSVYRGINLLNIYKLTPLDLESFYSKWEEKWHSEGGKDINNPKIPLKYVKQHGELLYAAEVDEV